One Xiphophorus maculatus strain JP 163 A chromosome 9, X_maculatus-5.0-male, whole genome shotgun sequence DNA segment encodes these proteins:
- the LOC102224719 gene encoding transcription factor MafB-like, which produces MSSPSLPMPSLPPSPLAMEYLNDFDLLKFEVKSDTPPLPPPCSYPKSGLPHDPSSSPYTSNPPHDSSLSSSPYNSLPPSPTLSDAHPPPSGSSSISSSSSSISFPLSISNSFTSGISSGSQGNVESSPAHGGPQGPTPASLEDLIWLAALQQQFGGEVTGPATLLGALGGVPERGDRERGPGNGFLGCEDAVEALLNSAAAAVSSQFPGLSQSSSSNLGDSSSDSGGDISCTKAADMCHRPLVFLSSAPPTLPNGAPASVPYPQPLSPQGRLHHHQHHHHHPHHPIHANHHHHHQSHVSQPCGVNERFSDEQLVSLSVRELNRHLRGVSKDEVVRLKQKRRTLKNRGYAQSCRYKRLQHRHALESEKHLLTQQLDQLQCELTRVLRERDAYKARYEKLLSTNPGAGGEAAPQTRTSNPPSPPPDYFL; this is translated from the exons ATGTCTTCTCCTTCCCTCCCCATGCCGTCTCTCCCACCCAGCCCCCTGGCCATGGAGTACCTCAACGACTTTGACCTTCTCAAGTTTGAGGTGAAATCGGACACGCCTCCGCTTCCTCCTCCATGTTCGTACCCCAAATCTGGCCTACCCCATGACCCCTCGAGCTCTCCGTacaccagcaaccctccacATGACTCCAGTTTGAGCTCCAGTCCTTACAACTCGCTGCCGCCTTCGCCGACTCTCAGCGATGCGCACCCGCCACCCTCGGGCTCTTCCTCCATCTCGTCATCGTCCTCCTCCATCTCCTTCCCTCTGTCCATATCCAACAGCTTCACCTCTGGCATCAGCTCTGGGTCCCAGGGAAATGTGGAGAGCAGTCCCGCACATGGTGGCCCTCAAGGCCCCACTCCTGCCTCTCTTGAGGACCTGATATGGCTGGCGGCGCTGCAGCAACAGTTTGGAGGGGAGGTGACGGGGCCGGCCACTTTGCTAGGAGCTTTGGGTGGAGTTCCAGAAAGAGGCGACAGAGAGAGGGGACCGGGGAATGGCTTTCTGGGATGCGAAGACGCCGTGGAAGCTTTGCTGAACTCAGCTGCCGCAGCGGTGAGCTCGCAG TTCCCAGGTCTTTCTCAAAGCTCAAGCAGCAACCTGGGAGACTCCAGCAGTGACAGTGGAGGAGACATCTCCTGCACCAAGGCGGCAGACATGTGCCATCGTCCGCTAGTCTTCCTGTCATCCGCCCCTCCCACGCTCCCTAATGGCGCCCCTGCCTCAGTTCCTTACCCACAGCCACTCAGCCCCCAGGGCCGCCTTCATCACCACCaacatcaccatcatcatcctcaccaTCCCATTCATGCCaaccatcaccatcatcaccagTCACACGTCAGCCAG CCATGCGGGGTGAACGAGCGCTTCTCCGACGAGCAGCTGGTGAGCCTGTCGGTGCGCGAGCTCAACCGACACCTGCGTGGCGTGAGCAAGGACGAGGTGGTGCGCCTGAAGCAGAAGCGTCGCACGCTCAAAAACCGCGGCTACGCCCAGTCCTGCCGCTACAAGCGCCTGCAGCACCGGCACGCGCTGGAGTCAGAGAAACACCTGCTCACACAACAG CTGGATCAGCTGCAGTGTGAGCTGACCCGGGTGCTGAGGGAGAGGGACGCCTACAAGGCTCGCTACGAGAAACTCCTCAGCACAAACCCGGGAGCCGGCGGCGAGGCGGCCCCTCAGACGCGCACCAGTAACCCACCATCCCCGCCCCCCGACTACTTCCTCTGA
- the LOC102224464 gene encoding GTP-binding protein REM 2-like: MPTDVPEDRLSIEENAAKCDSMTLPSTPTVRRGSTPLPIKHQLRREEAVHDDVDWASGAAGPSPSPLGFSPALDDTPIVSVEGRHDGPLRIALLGQNGVGKSSLALAFAGDMDRAASVDSDGEGYVRTVSVDDEESTIVIYDNWRQDLSALQCEVCVLVFSVTDRRSFHRTAQLRLLLRETQPQTPIILVGNKSDLVRSREVTAQEAMSSAALYNCLYLEISASLDHRTPELLESAVRLARGQPPWPPGSSAEDMCGGGQRESITSRAKRFLTGLMPRYPREREVGKFLRQKSRSCHDLGAL, from the exons ATGCCGACAGATGTGCCCGAAGACAGGCTCAGCATCGAGGAGAATGCCGCCAAG TGTGACAGCATGACTCTGCCCAGCACCCCCACGGTCCGCAGAGGAAGCACCCCTCTGCCGATAAAGCACCAGCTCAGACGAGAAGAAGCTGTTCACGATGACGTGGACTGGGCCTCGGGGGCGGCCGGGCCTTCCCCCTCGCCGCTCGGCTTCAGCCCGGCCCTGGACGACACTCCCATCGTCTCCGTGGAGGGCAGGCACGACGGGCCGCTGCGGATCGCCCTGCTGGGTCAGAACGGAGTCGGGAAGTCCTCCCTGGCTCTCGCCTTTGCCGGCGACATGGACCGGGCTGCGTCGGTGGATTCTGATG GGGAGGGTTACGTGCGCACAGTCAGTGTGGATGACGAGGAGAGCACCATCGTTATCTATGACAACTGGAGACAG GACCTGTCGGCTCTCCAGTGTGAAGTGTGTGTCCTGGTGTTCTCCGTGACCGACAGGCGCAGCTTCCACCGCACGGCCCAGCTCCGTCTCCTCCTGAGAGAGACGCAGCCTCAGACTCCCATCATCCTCGTCGGCAACAAGAGCGACCTGGTTCGCTCGCGCGAGGTCACGGCCCAAG AGGCCATGTCCAGCGCTGCCCTCTACAACTGCCTGTATCTGGAGATCTCCGCCTCCCTGGACCACCGCACGCCGGAGCTCCTGGAGTCCGCCGTGCGGCTAGCCAGAGGTCAGCCGCCGTGGCCCCCGGGATCCAGCGCGGAGGACATGTGCGGGGGAGGTCAGCGAGAGAGCATCACCTCGCGCGCTAAACGCTTCCTCACCGGCCTGATGCCGCGGTACCCGCGCGAGAGGGAAGTGGGCAAGTTCCTGAGACAGAAGTCCCGCTCGTGCCACGACCTGGGGGCGCTGTGA